A window of the Streptomyces albireticuli genome harbors these coding sequences:
- a CDS encoding PspC domain-containing protein — protein sequence MTDTPTSEDAQPAGAVHGIPPESRPPLRRSRDHKAVAGVCGGAGRCFDLDPVIFRVVLGVLSVTGGLGLIFYGFAWLLIPLEGEEENEGRRLLSGRVEGPALTAVLCALVGCGLFLSMLNNSAVMSFGLLLTLATAGAAYWSRHRTEAAEEEDVPAAQKHAQKPKTAPAPPETQAPPAPGGPSWWRDPIVKDGTTGPMGAETGYLWGPDDGPWDSGPDAGRAAVRRPVKAAVRPLGGWTFLLAFLAFALGTGLAWDHQPLGTCLEIGLASALGVFGLGMAVSSLYGRTGGGTVVAAVLTAGLLSGAAALPKSVSTDWTRSTWRPAEVSAVRGEYRVGSGVGELDLTGLAWPEDAPVRTGAEVGAGQLRVVLPEDVTAKLTIDVGVGDIQLPGEATDNIDVRPGQKRSVTLDPVPGKSSRGTLELRLKAGIGQVEVTREAA from the coding sequence ATGACCGACACACCCACCAGCGAGGACGCGCAACCGGCGGGCGCGGTTCACGGCATTCCACCCGAGTCCCGGCCGCCCCTGCGGCGCAGCCGTGACCACAAGGCGGTCGCCGGTGTGTGCGGCGGCGCGGGCCGCTGCTTCGACCTGGACCCCGTGATCTTCCGGGTGGTGCTGGGCGTCCTCTCGGTCACGGGCGGTCTGGGCCTGATCTTCTACGGGTTCGCCTGGCTGCTGATCCCGCTGGAGGGCGAGGAGGAGAACGAGGGCCGCCGGCTGCTGTCGGGGCGGGTCGAGGGCCCGGCGCTGACGGCGGTGCTGTGCGCGCTGGTGGGCTGCGGCCTGTTCCTGTCGATGCTCAACAACAGCGCGGTGATGTCCTTCGGTCTGCTGCTGACGCTCGCCACGGCGGGCGCCGCGTACTGGTCGCGGCACCGGACGGAGGCGGCGGAGGAGGAGGACGTCCCGGCCGCGCAGAAGCACGCGCAGAAGCCCAAGACGGCTCCGGCACCGCCCGAGACCCAGGCGCCGCCCGCCCCGGGCGGCCCGTCGTGGTGGCGGGACCCGATCGTCAAGGACGGCACGACGGGCCCGATGGGCGCGGAGACCGGCTATCTGTGGGGCCCGGACGACGGCCCGTGGGACAGCGGGCCCGACGCGGGCCGGGCGGCGGTCCGCCGCCCGGTGAAGGCGGCGGTCAGGCCGCTGGGCGGCTGGACGTTCCTGCTGGCCTTCCTCGCGTTCGCGCTGGGCACCGGCCTGGCCTGGGACCACCAGCCGCTGGGCACCTGCCTGGAGATCGGTCTGGCGTCGGCCCTGGGCGTCTTCGGGCTCGGCATGGCGGTCAGCTCGCTCTACGGGCGCACGGGCGGCGGCACCGTCGTGGCGGCCGTGCTGACGGCGGGGCTGCTGTCGGGCGCCGCCGCGCTGCCGAAGTCGGTGAGCACCGACTGGACGCGGTCGACGTGGCGCCCGGCGGAGGTCTCGGCGGTGCGCGGGGAGTACCGGGTGGGCAGCGGCGTCGGCGAGCTCGACCTGACGGGCCTGGCCTGGCCGGAGGACGCCCCGGTCCGCACGGGCGCCGAGGTCGGGGCCGGGCAGCTCAGGGTGGTGCTCCCGGAGGACGTCACCGCGAAGCTCACCATCGACGTCGGCGTCGGCGACATCCAGCTGCCCGGCGAGGCGACCGACAACATCGACGTGCGGCCCGGCCAGAAGCGGAGCGTGACGCTGGACCCCGTCCCCGGGAAGTCCTCCCGGGGCACCCTGGAGCTCCGTCTCAAGGCCGGCATCGGACAGGTGGAGGTGACCCGTGAGGCGGCATGA
- a CDS encoding L,D-transpeptidase, with the protein MRRLSRCVGLSAAVALTGLAVTACGGGAEAEERPAAKSSPSSTAPSPSATPVVEKPAPPAKTLAGAARVVRPEIAPANGEKVGVGQPLALVFKQQKVSPELRAGIEGRLKVSTSPRVPGAWHWNETKGDTRVHFRPEKFWPAGTEVTLDARLAGVQLADGTAAAGDRKVSFTVGDSMVNTVDLKTRKMTVVRNGKTLRTIEISGGDESKGFGTREGIKTILAKEGRVVMDSLSIGIPRNHPDGFFGSYDYSMRETISGEYVHAAPDNAESFGKENVSHGCIGMSTENAKWLYGMSLKGDVVRVVGGTKPKPMDRFGNGYGDWNIDWQEWLAGSALGIRTGA; encoded by the coding sequence ATGCGCCGCCTTTCCCGTTGCGTCGGGCTGTCCGCCGCCGTGGCCCTGACGGGCCTGGCCGTCACCGCGTGCGGGGGTGGCGCCGAGGCCGAGGAGCGGCCCGCCGCCAAGTCCTCCCCGTCCTCCACCGCGCCGTCGCCCTCCGCCACGCCCGTGGTCGAGAAGCCCGCGCCGCCCGCGAAGACGCTGGCCGGCGCCGCCCGGGTCGTACGTCCCGAGATAGCCCCGGCGAACGGCGAGAAGGTCGGCGTCGGCCAGCCCCTCGCCCTCGTCTTCAAGCAGCAGAAGGTCTCGCCCGAGCTGCGGGCCGGCATCGAGGGACGGCTGAAGGTCTCGACCTCCCCGCGGGTCCCGGGCGCCTGGCACTGGAACGAGACGAAGGGCGACACCCGCGTCCACTTCCGGCCCGAGAAGTTCTGGCCCGCCGGTACCGAGGTGACCCTCGACGCGCGCCTGGCGGGGGTTCAGCTCGCCGACGGCACGGCCGCCGCCGGCGACCGCAAGGTCTCCTTCACCGTCGGCGACTCCATGGTCAACACCGTGGACCTCAAGACCCGCAAGATGACCGTCGTGCGCAACGGCAAGACCCTGCGCACCATCGAGATCAGCGGCGGCGACGAGTCGAAGGGCTTCGGCACCCGCGAGGGCATCAAGACGATCCTCGCCAAGGAGGGCCGCGTCGTCATGGACTCGCTCTCCATCGGCATCCCGCGCAACCACCCCGACGGCTTCTTCGGCTCGTACGACTACAGCATGCGCGAGACGATCAGCGGCGAGTACGTGCACGCGGCCCCGGACAACGCCGAGTCGTTCGGCAAGGAGAACGTCAGCCACGGCTGCATCGGCATGTCCACCGAGAACGCCAAGTGGCTGTACGGGATGAGCCTCAAGGGCGACGTCGTGCGGGTCGTGGGCGGCACCAAGCCCAAGCCGATGGACCGCTTCGGCAACGGCTACGGCGACTGGAACATCGACTGGCAGGAGTGGCTGGCGGGCAGCGCGCTGGGCATCCGTACGGGCGCCTGA